AGTAATTTTCTTAATTCTTGCTGTTATTCCTTTAATTGTTGGCTGGTTTTTTAGAAATACACCTAAAGTGACAGGATACTCTGATTTAGATTTATTAAAGTCTGATATCGTAATAAAGTTACCCACTAAATATTATAGTCAGGCTGAAAAAAAACAAATAGCGAAAGATATCGAGACAGCTGTTTATGAAAAGTTTGGAATTATTATAACTCAGCCTGTGATTGCTCACACTCAACATAATGAATTTGAACTTATGTTTCAAGGCTACAATGTAGAGTGCCCATTTAGTGCAATGCATTTTTACAATTATTCAAGTGATAATAATGAAGGGGATGATAATACAGTAGCTAATGTATTAGGGCAAAATATAAAGATTAGCTCTGATACAAGCAAAACTAAAAGTATGCAAGTTATATTAGATTGGTATAAAGATAAAATTTTTAAAAACATTAAGAATAACTTTGGCATTCAAGAAACAAAATTTTTACTTGACTTTGTTTCGATTAGTAATTTTGATTTAGTTAATAGTTTACAACAGCAAATAGCAATTCAAAAAATAACATCGGTTCTAAAAAGGCTATTAAATGAAGATATAGCACTACTTAATATTAAAGAAATATTTACAGCATTACATTCATGGTCCTCTAAAGAAGAAGATGAGTTATTACTAGCTGAGTTAGTAAGAATTGAAATTAAAGAGCGCATTTGTAAAAAAATTGCTATCAATAATACAATTAAAGCCATGCAATTATGTAGTGATACATCGAAAGCAATTGATAATGCGATTAAGCATTCAGCTACTGGTGCTTATTTAGAGTTGGATCCTTCTTTTGATTATTGGTTAACGAGCGAGGTTGACCGACTTTCTCAAGAAGTTAATAACTTTGTTATATTAGCAGATACAGATATAAGGAGGTTTGTATGGAGCACAATTAATAAAGACAGAGAGAGTTATAAACAAATACCAGTAATATCTTTCCATGAACTGGTAAAAGAGATAAAAGTAGAAAATATGGGAACAATTAAATTAAAAGATTAAGGTAAGTTATGGTTACTATAGATACAAATAATCTATCCATTGAACAGCTCGTTTCTCAGTTAGCTGTGAATAATGTAGAGCAGTCATATAAATCGTCAGAAGTTTCTAAAGCTCAAATTGATAGCTATAATAAACAAGTGATTGAGTCTAATAATAAGGTACTTCAAGAACAGATGGAGAAAAATGATATTAGAAGAGGCCCTTTTGCTAGAATATTTGGATGGGTTGCAGGCATTGCTGCTGTGGTTGCCGCTCCTTTTTCTGGTGGTGCTTCATTAGGTTTGACCGCTGCGGTTGCTACGTCAAAAGCGACTCAAGAGATCAGATGTTCTAAAAAAGATAAATCTATTGAGATTGAACAGGCTAATATGAAATTGAATAATAATTTAATGCAAAAGCAGATAGAAACGGTATCAAACACTATTGGTCAGTCTGATTCGATGTATGGACATACCTCTTCAATTGTTGAAGGCATTGATCAAAATTTATCTCAAATTATTAAAGGTTAATTATGGAAAATTCAATTACAATTTCATCAAGTAATCAAAGTGTTGGCGAATTAACATCTAGCATTAGTAAGCTGATGATTCAAGCTGATGAAAAAAGAAACTCATCTTCTGAAAAAGAAGTTGAAGCTATGTATAAACAACTTGATGCACAAAAAGAAGCAGCGCATAAACGTATGTCTCAAGCTATATGGTCTTCTGTTGGTGGTTTAGTTATTGGTGGTGCGATGAGTAGCATGACTGGTGGGCTATTAACTAAAGGTGTTAAAAAAATCACAGACAGCTCTGTTATGACAAAAGTCAAAGATTCGTTCATTTCAAATAATAAACATAATGGATTCAAAGAGCAGTTCTCTATCTCTGGAGATAAAATTTCTTTTGAAGGCATGAAGTTTAAACCATATGATATGAAAGATACTCATATCACAAAAGGTCAAGAAAGGATTTATCATAATATGGATAAGGAAAGTAAGCTAGAATGGAGTAAGCTTGCTGATAATGAGAAAATTCAAGTACTGAAAAAGATAGAAGAAAGTCAAAGTAAAAACGCTATCGAAAAAAATGGCTTTTTGAATGAGATTAAACACTCAGAAGACCTAACGACTATGCAAAAGTCCATTATTGACGGCAATCTAAAAAAGGCTGAATCATTAAAAGGCGTTGCAGAAGCTGGAGCTTTCATGGCTGTCTCTCAAAGTTCAACTCAGGTTATTTCTGGTTGTTTTGAACCTTCAATTAATCAATCTGAACGAGAAGCGACTGTTGAGCAACATCATAAAGATAAAGCAACAGACATTAAGCAGTCATTCTCGGATACCAAATCAAGCTATATGTCAGCAATGAAATCAATTAATGACTCATATAATGAATCATTAAAAACAATTGTTCGTTCATAGTATAAAATCATAATACAAAGTAAGGAGGAAATATTGTTTTCAGTAGATGCACAATATGGCGGATTAATTTTTAGTGTTATTTTACTAATGTTTTTTTCGTTTTTGTTTGTTATAGGAACACCTTTTTTATTGGTAAGCATTTGCTTTTCAATATTAAGAACAGCAATAGGTGCGCCGCAAACACCTCCGAACTTTGTTTTATATGGGTTGAGTGCTGCGTTAACAGTGCTAATAATTCAAGATCCAGTATCTGAATCCATAGCTAATTTAAATAGTAGCTCTCAAATTTTGTACTCAACCGAAAATATATTAAGTAAATATGAAGTAATTGACCGTTCTTTTACTCCGTATAAGGAGTTTATTAAAAATAGAACAAATGAGTCGAAAATTATGAATAAGTTTAAATCAGAAGAGTGTATTAATGATGAGAAGAAGTGCAAAATGCATGAAATATTACCATCTTATACGATAAGTGAGTTAACAATTGCATTTCAACTGGCATATAAAATATTTATACCATTTATTATTATCGATTTTTTAGTTTCTGTTATTCTTTTGGCATTAGGCATGATGATGATGCCACCATCGTCTTTTTCTTTACCAATTAAATTATTTTTCTTCTTTTATGCAGACGGTTGGAATTGGGTCTCAAACATTTTGATTGAAGGATACTTATGAAGGAAGTACTCTATGAAATATTAATGCATTTAACTTATTATGTTTTATTAATAGCAATAGGTTCAGTATTAATATCTCTAATATTATCTATATTTCAAGTGCAAGATCAATCATTGGCACTGTTATACAAGATCATTGTCACTGTCTTTTATATAAATAAGAATTATGTTGCTGTCATTCAAGGTTTAATGAGTTTATGGCGTATGACTTAATCTTAGAGAGTATTATTTTTTATATATTGGTGTTCTTAGCAGCTATATTTTTTGTTCCCTTTTTTGATAATAGCAAAGCATTTCTTTATAAAATATCAATAGCGGCTGTTCTAGGCGTCTCATGCTTTATTTCATTTGGAACCTCTGGTGAAGCCGTTTCTCTAAACTTAGAGACACGTATCATTATTATTGGATATTCTCTTTTTCTTGGTTATCTATTTGTTTTACCAGTACATATTCTACTGGGTATTGGTGACCTTTTGGATACAATGAGAGGGGAAGGTTATGTAGACTCTATATCTTCGTTAAGTGATGAAGGTGAATCAACGCTCGCTAAGCTTTTTTTTATGTATTACCTCGCACATATTATGTTTAAAGATGCATTTTTTATACATATAGAATCTATTGTAAATATTTTAATTGAGTTAAAAATTGACCCTATTGAGTACCTATTTGAGGATTTTTTATCGATATATCATTTATATATGAAAGAAGCATTATACTTTATTATTCCTTTAATTCTTGTTGATGTATCGATTGCCTTTATATCCAAGCTTAACAGTAATATAAATATGTTGACTTTTTCTATGCCAATTAAAAGTATTTTAGTTTTATACCTTCTTGTATCAAAAGGAATGTAATGGAAAAAACAGAAGACGCAACACCGAGAAAGAAGAAAAAATCACGTTCAGAAGGGCAGAAAATTAGCGTTAACTTTGGATTGCAAAATATTGTAGCGGCTTGTTTGATTTGTTTTTTATGTTACGTGTTTTTTTTATTTATTGATAGCTTTAAAATAGAGTTCTTAAGTATCACTAATCCTGATTTTTATGATAACTTAATGTTTATTATAAAGTTTATTCTAGTGTTGTTATTTTTAGGATTATTTATCAATATTGTGACTGACGCCTTATTAAATCGAGGGGTGGTGTTAAACTTTAAGATATTTAGAATGCCTAACCCTATAGAAAATATGAAGTACCTTTCATTTAAAAAAATGTTTCCGTGGATGAATGTTTTTTTTATAACTATTTTTTTTAGTATGTATGTTATATGTATATCGACTTTTTTAGTTAAAGGAAATAGTAAAGAATACCTATTTTTTATTATTTTAGGATTTATCATAATATCTTTGATCTCATTATTTTTTGATTATTTCATTCAAAGAGCAATTTTTGAAAAAAATAATAGAATGTCAAAGCATGATATTAAGAAAGAACATGAAGACCAAGAAGGGAAGGCGATAGTGAAAAGCCATATTCAAGGGGTACAAAATTCCTTATTAAGTTATGATGAGATTCAAGAGTTAAAAGAAGCCGATGCTATTATTTTGAATCCTATACATATTGTGGTAGCGATAAAATATGATATTGAAAAGTCACCAGTACCTTATATTTCATTCATAGCAAAAGAGCTTAAAGCTGAATATGCACGAAAAATTATTTTTGATAACCGTTATTTATATCATATAAACATTAAGTTTGCTCAAGGAGTTAAAAGGTTAAAAGCGGGAGAGAATCTTCCAAGCAAGTACTACAGTGACTTTGTTGAGTATTATCACAACAAATGATACTTAGGCACTTTTTTAATATTAATTATTATTATGCTGTGTCTTTTTAAGGTCCCCCCCGTTACTTTTACTTGTACATTCTTTACCTATAGCTAATTACAGGTGAACTACTAACTTAATTCGGTTTTTATTATGATAAAGAAAATATATAAAATTTATATAATTGCTTTTTTAGTTTTGTTAGCAATATCAACAGTTTCCATCTTTTACAGTATGAATAACGTTCAAAAAAATGAAACAATTAAGGCAGATAAAGTTGTTGTGTCAAGCGTATCATCTTTATTTGAGGAAGATCTAAAGAAAGATATCGTAGCATTAAAAAAGCTATCTAGCTTATTTTTTATTGATAAGTTGGCTGCATCAGAAGATGATTTTTTAGAAAGGTTTAACTCAATAATTAGTCAAGAGGAATCAACCAAAGATATTTATTTTTCTGACATGCAGGGATATGTGTTTAGTGCACAAGAAGGCGGATATATCAACACAGGGTATAATGCAAGAAAGTTAAATAAAGAGTGGTTTACACGTATTGTTGATGATAAAAAAGACTTTAATATATCGACAGCAACAACCAATTTATCTGGAGATTTTATCATTTCTCTTTCTGTACCAGTACGAGATAATGGTGAAATAGTAGGCGTACTAGCAAGTGATATTATGCTTTCCGCATTACTGCCTGATTTAGGCGTTGAGTTTGCAATAACAGATAATGACAATAAAGTGTTATTAACAGATAAAATTAATCAGTCGTGGGTTTCTAAAGACTTATTTGAACTAAGACCTTGGTTTGCAGATGCAAATGAAACGCCATTAAAATATCAAAATGCCAATAATGAGTATTATAGTGTTACTCAAAATACGATTTTTAACGGATATAAGCTTTTTTCATTTATTCCTTTGACTGAGATCATTAAAGCAAATAATTTAATTATTATTCTTATTGTTGGTTTGTTGTTATTTATCGGATTTACCATGTTTTTCCTCATCAAGTTCTTGATTGATAAAGAACTAAAGGTGATGCCAGAGGTGGTTTCAATCATTGATAAAATGTCAGGTGGCGACTTTAGTGAGTTTTCTTTAACGAAATCAAATAATGAATTTGATAATATATCTGATTCACTATCTCACCTGCAGTCTACTATATCTAAGATTACAAAATCTGCCGAAACTAGTATGAATGAGCTAGATAGTAATCAAAAAGATATCGAAATAATGATAAAAAATGTTTCTGATAAGGTAGAGATTGAACTGACAGAAGTGGAGCAGATAGCAGCAGCAGCAACCGAATTATCAGCGACAGCTTTAGATGTTGCTAAAAATGCAGATAGTGCTGAATCGTTAACAACGGTTATGGTTGATGTAGTTAATCAGGGGTCAAACACTTTAAATCGTTCGCAAGATATTTCTAATCAAGTCAATACATCAATTAATGAATCTGTTATTATCGTCAATGAGTTAAGGGATTTCTCAAATGATATTAGTTCGATAGTTGATGTGATTAATTCAATATCAGAACAGACTAATTTACTTGCTCTAAATGCCGCTATTGAAGCAGCAAGAGCCGGAGAGCAAGGGAGAGGATTTGCAGTTGTTGCGGATGAAGTTCGTGAGTTAGCAAAGAAAACGCAAGACTCAACAGTTGATATTAAAAATATTATTTGTAAACTTCAAGCTCAATCAAAAAAAGCGGATGATTACATGTTAAGTAATTCTCACTTAATAAATGAATCTCAGGCCGTTGCAAATGAAATAGAAGCTGTTTTTGTTAAGATATCTGATAAAATTGGCAATCTCTCTGAAATAAACTCATTAGTGGCAACAGCATCAGATCAGCAATCTTCAGTTATTAGCGATATCTCTCAACGCATTGTTTCTATTAATGAGATGGTGCAACACAATGTTAATTATGTAAAATTAACACTAGAGTCGAACAGTGATATATCTCAGCAAACTAATAAGCTAAGCAAAGAATTATCTTTTTTTAAATAGTTTTTTTACAGCTACTTTTGTAGCTGTTTTTTTATATTAAAATTCTAGTTTTAATAAACATATCGCTTATTATTCGAACAAAAATATTTTTTGAAAAACAAGTCAATATCTATGTAAAAACACCAAGGTAGGCATTTGGTGTTTTTATTTTTTTTATGTGCTATTTTAATCAAGAGGGGTATATTTTAATTTCTACATTTAAATAGCTATGTGGTGAACGTCAAATGCGGTTATTTTTAATTTGTAGTTTTCTTTTATTAATTTGTGCATGTGATCGAAAAATAGAAAGTCTAATTACATCGCCTTCTATTTTATCTAATAGTAGCTTAAAGCTAGAATCTTCCCTTGTAACTTTTATTGAACCTGAAATTGTAGAGCCTGACTATATTCAAAATAGTGCAGTTCGCTCAATTGTAGATAAATCGATGCTGGATGATTTAGACTATATTGCTTTAAATCATGGGGTCGTAATTAATGTTACACCTTATTTAATTTCTGAGTTATATGTGAAGAACAACTCGACTATAAGGAATATAAGGTTTGGTTCTTTACCTTTTATCTCCGATTTTTTAGCATTAAACAAAATTGATCAACGCTGGGATGATACTGTATTATTTAACTGTCTATTATCGAGTCGAACAGGCCAGTATCAACTAAGCGAAAGAGGTAAACTATGGGATTCAAATAGATTATATGTAGATAGTCAACAGCGTAATTTTGATAAGCTAATTCAGGTTTATGATCAACTAGTGGTGAATGCTCCTAGTTCGTTAAGTGATATTATGCTGATAATGAATCGAGATAGCGATGATAATAACACCGATTTTTCATATTATGATATGACATTTAATGATTATGCTGTAGATATTTACTCAGATGCCCCCATTTTAGAGAAAGATTTTAACTATTATAAGGACCAAGAATTTTATTATAGTCACGATCTCAAGAATGAACCCATTTTCAGTAGTAATACATACTTTTCTTTATGATTATTTGATGGTAAGCATAAGTAAAATGATGACGTTTATTAATAGTAGAATTATTTAAATTTACACCTAAATTAAATACTTTTGTTTTGTTGTAAGTTTGTTGCTATTATTTAGTGTTAATGATGGGTAAGGTTGAGTGGGTAATTAATCATGAATTATAAATCAGAAATAACTTACATAGATCAGTATGAATTTTGTCTTGTGACAGGTGTTGATTACTTATCAGCAAAAGGAGAGCGTTTTCGAATAATAGCTAAAAAAAGTTTGTTATCTATTCAACTTGAGTTTAAAAAGGCAAGTGAAAGTAATATGCTTTCTGTTAAGTTAATTCATAAATTAAAGGGCATCGTTTCTTCTGTTGGCGCTATTTATATCACAAGGATATGTATAAAAATAGAGCAATATAAAGAGGTATTATGCCCTGCAAGTATATATGCACATCTTGATCTTTTACTTCAAAACTTGATTTATTCTTTAGATTAAGGGGGCATTATGAAGATAAAAAATCGCCTTATAGCATTTAATGCTTGTTTTTTTATTATTTTTGTGTCGCTATTCTCACTCTCATTGTTTACGTTAGTAAACGATACTTCCCAAAAACAGTTTGATAAAATAAAAGAAAGTGTAAATAAACATGATAGAGAGTTACTTAGTAACTTTTTAAAAGCGCAAAATGGGAATTTAGAGCGAGAGATTCATTTAATTTCTGAGAGTATGCAGCACATTACAGGTGATGTTTATAATCAATTTATTTTGAATGGAGGTTCATTTAATAATATTGCTGAAGAGCTGCTTAAAGAGATTAGTTATTCTAAAGGCTATATCAAAGAATTATCTATTATTAATGTAGAAAAAAATGAAAGGCATTTTATTGAAAATGGGCGCTATAACGTTTCATCATATTTTTTTGAAGCAAGAAAACTCACTAGCTATAAAGGTATTTTCTTTAAAAAAGTAGTTAAAGGAAAGAGCATAGAAAAGTTTTTTTTGTACTCTTACATGGAGAATAATGGGTTATTAAGGTTTGAGTTAGATCTTGATTACTTAAGTCACTCTTTAGTGATTGATAATATAAACTCATCTGAAAATTATCAATACTTTTTAATGGATAAAAGTGGTTATTTAGTCGCTTATAACTACAATAAAAACATAACGGGACTACTTAATCGTTATGTGAAGTACGGTGGGAAAGAAGAAACAGCTTTATCACATATGCTTTCACATGATTCTGGTTTTATCTCTGTTGATGACGGTAAAAATCAATCCCTTTTTTCGTTTTATAGGAGTAATGATACAGGACTCATTCTAATACTTTTTACACCGCAATCAATCACGATGAGTAACTTTTTAAATATTAAAGAATATATTTTAAAAACAGACAAACACCTGTTTGTTTATATTTTCTGTTTAAGCGTTATCTTGTTGTTTATATTTGTTATTTTGCATACTTTAATCATAAATAATTTAACCTCCCCTCTTAAAAAGTTAGTGAAACAGGCAAAAGCATTAAAGGCGCAAGATTATGAAAAATCAATGCTTGTGATTAAAAGTAATGGTGACGAGATAGAGGCGCTATCCAGTGCCTACAGTGAAGCAAGTTGCTCACTAAGAGATTTAATTGATGGGCTAGAAAATGAGATAGAAGAGAGAACTCGTCAATACGAGCAAGCCGTTAATGTCGCAAATGAAGCAAACAGGCAAAAATCAATACTATTGTCGAATGTTTCTCATGAGATAAGAACGCCACTAAATGCTGTAATTGGTTACGCGACCATGATGAAAAAAAGCAAATTTAACCATGAGCACTTTATAGATTCAATATTAACGTCAGGTGACACTATTCTTCAGTTGGTGAATGATTTTTTAGATTTAGAAAAGGTTAAAGCCAGTAATTACGCTTTGAAACCAACACATGTTCCCATCAATATATTATTGAGTGATATTGAAAGTGTCTTTAAACCATTGACCATGAAAAAAAACATAGGTTTTAAAGTCACTTTACTTGATATTGATAGTAACCGTTTACTTTTCGTTGACGAGCTGCGCTTTAAACAAGCATTGACTAATATTATATCAAATGCGTTTAAATTTACGAAAGTAGGTAAAGTTGAGCTTAGGGTAGTTTTAGATTCCGAAGGTAAAACAATAAGTTTTGATATTATTGATACCGGTGTAGGGATACCAGAAAGTAAATTCTTAACCATTTTTAACAGTTTTGAACAAGTTAATAAAGAAGATGAAAATGAAGGTTTCGGTTTGGGGCTCGCTATTACAAAAAACATAGTGGATTTAATGAAAGGTGAGCTAACCGTGTCTAGTAAATTAGGTAAGGGTACTATTTTTAGACTGGTTTTTTCAAGTGACATGCTTAGAAAAGATCAGAAGAATAATGCTGAGAAGGGAGGAGCTAAAGTTGACTTTAAATATGATTTCAAAGAGACAACAGCACTCATTGTGGATGACGTAGAGTTCAATAGAGAAATATTACAATTTCATTTGGAGTCACTTGGTGTATCTACTGTTATGGCTGACAGTGGGGAAAGTGCTTTGGCTATCTTTTCTAATAGTGATATTGATATTGTCTTTACTGACATATCAATGCCTGTTATGGGGGGCGTAGAGTTAGCCAAGCGGTTAAGAAGTTCAGGGTCTACAGTGCCCATTGTTGCAGTAACAGCACGAGCAACTCTACAAGAAGAGCTCCTAATGCGTTCGCATTTTGAATGCTATATTACAAAACCAATTAGTGAGGGGGATATCTTAACTGCGTTGAATTGTGCATTAAAATGTGGCTCTTGTGGCTGTTAACTTTTGCTATAGGGCTTTAAGTATAAGAATAGTTTTTAAAATTAATTTGTTACAGGTTGTGGGCTTTTTATAAAAAGATAATATTAATGTGCCCTTAGCTTTTTTGATTTATTAATTCAAAATTAGCCTATGTTTTAAAGTGCGAGAGCAAAAATGTTTGGTGAAATCATAAGAAATTTTCGGTTAAACAATGGGTTGTCACAAGCTGCTTTTGTTGAGCTTATTCAAAAAAGCAGTCGAAACTTCATGAACTTGGATGTCGTAACCTTAAGTCGCTGGGAAAGAGGTGTCACGAAACCACACCTTAGCAGAAAAAATGAATTGCTGAGTTTGCTTGGAATAAAGTTTCTTGATGTTTGGGGTAAAGATGATTACCGCAAAAACATAGGCAGTCTAATTAATAAGATTCATGTCGATGGGTATTTTGTTGAGAGAGAGTGCTCAGCGTTTGAGGTTGTTAAAATAAACGCGATGAATTCATTTGTTTTACCTGAGTTTTTACCTTTTCTAGAGCTCATTATTAAGCATGAAAAAAACATCATTTTTTCTCATTTTTTAAATGAAGGTCTTGAGGTAAAAACGATTTTTGAAAAAGTGATTAATCAATATTTTGGTGAGTTGATAATAGTCATGAGTAATGGCAGATTATTAGCTCATATTTTAAGTGTTGATTCATCAATAACAAATGATTTAAAGCAAAAGTATACTCACTTAGATTGTTTTAAAAATGAATTCATTTTAAGTATGAATTTAACGCATGAGGAGACGCTTGTTCCAACTCTCGGGAAGAAATTATACAGTTATTTGTACAGTTCGAATCCCGAAAAAGTATTTTGTATCTATACCACAAGTAAAAGAATGTTTGATATATTAACAGGTTTGGGGTTTGAGTATAAAACGGTAAGCGCAGAGTTAATGAATGAAAAAGTACTGATAATGAATCAAGTATTGCTCAGAAACCAAAGAAACTTAATCGATATTATCTTAGAGTATAAGGCGATATATAATGAATAAGAAAATTTTAATTGTAGATGATGTCGAGCTGTCATTAGAGATATTGATGAATGTGATTTCAGATTTGGATGAAGAGGCATCTATTCATACATCAGTTAATGCGTATGACGCAAAAGATAAGATTAATAAAAATGAGTATGATCTTATTGTTATGGATATCATGATGCCAGATGGCGATGGTTTTGAATTATTAAACATCATGTCAGAGGCAAAGATTAGCTCTAAAATCATTATTTTATCAGGGCTGGATAAGAATATTCTGAGTTCAGCCAGTATGTTAGGTAAGTTGTATGAGTTAAATATTGTGGCTTCGCTTGAAAAACCATTCGTTGCAGAGGATATGTTATTGCTTATTCGAAACGAACTGAACTCTGGAAGTAAAAAAGAGGGGGTAAAGTCTTTAAAAGTACTAAGTGAAGATGATAATTATCCAATATGTTTAATGTATCAACCGCAAATTGACACAAGTACGGGGGGCGTTGTTGGTTTTGAAATTTTATCCCGCTGGTTAGATTCTGATGGTGCTTTGTTGCCTCCTAGCTCATTTTTGCCTTTAATTAATCAATTTAATAAACAAAAGAATTTCACTAAGATTGTGTTGGAGCAGTTTGTAAAAGATTACTTGCAGTTTTTTTCTGGTGTAGATAAATCAATACGGTTCGCCATAAATATAGATCCTAATTTATTGGTAGATGATGATGTATCAAATTATATTATTGGTCTTAAAGAGTTTGGTGTGATGAATCCTATTGTTGTAGAGTTAACCGAAAATAACATAAGTGATGATATTCAAAAAGAGTTTTTAACAAGCGTTTTAAGGTTGAGCTTGCAAGGTGTGGAATTATCTATTGACGATTTTGGGGTTGATTTTTCAAACGTTGATAGGGTTATTAAGTTACCTATAAATGAGATTAAAGTAGATAAAAAAATAACAAAGGGCTTTCAATATAATGCAGATTATATGGATTATATAAAAAAAGTAGTGTCATTAGCGAGCTCTAAAAATGCAAGAGTAATATATGAAGGTGTTGA
The window above is part of the Aliivibrio fischeri ATCC 7744 = JCM 18803 = DSM 507 genome. Proteins encoded here:
- a CDS encoding EAL domain-containing response regulator, coding for MNKKILIVDDVELSLEILMNVISDLDEEASIHTSVNAYDAKDKINKNEYDLIVMDIMMPDGDGFELLNIMSEAKISSKIIILSGLDKNILSSASMLGKLYELNIVASLEKPFVAEDMLLLIRNELNSGSKKEGVKSLKVLSEDDNYPICLMYQPQIDTSTGGVVGFEILSRWLDSDGALLPPSSFLPLINQFNKQKNFTKIVLEQFVKDYLQFFSGVDKSIRFAINIDPNLLVDDDVSNYIIGLKEFGVMNPIVVELTENNISDDIQKEFLTSVLRLSLQGVELSIDDFGVDFSNVDRVIKLPINEIKVDKKITKGFQYNADYMDYIKKVVSLASSKNARVIYEGVETLKVKNLLEEHEGYYQQGYFHSVPILPSLLPTYLTNNNENMM
- a CDS encoding helix-turn-helix domain-containing protein — translated: MFGEIIRNFRLNNGLSQAAFVELIQKSSRNFMNLDVVTLSRWERGVTKPHLSRKNELLSLLGIKFLDVWGKDDYRKNIGSLINKIHVDGYFVERECSAFEVVKINAMNSFVLPEFLPFLELIIKHEKNIIFSHFLNEGLEVKTIFEKVINQYFGELIIVMSNGRLLAHILSVDSSITNDLKQKYTHLDCFKNEFILSMNLTHEETLVPTLGKKLYSYLYSSNPEKVFCIYTTSKRMFDILTGLGFEYKTVSAELMNEKVLIMNQVLLRNQRNLIDIILEYKAIYNE
- a CDS encoding hybrid sensor histidine kinase/response regulator, which encodes MKIKNRLIAFNACFFIIFVSLFSLSLFTLVNDTSQKQFDKIKESVNKHDRELLSNFLKAQNGNLEREIHLISESMQHITGDVYNQFILNGGSFNNIAEELLKEISYSKGYIKELSIINVEKNERHFIENGRYNVSSYFFEARKLTSYKGIFFKKVVKGKSIEKFFLYSYMENNGLLRFELDLDYLSHSLVIDNINSSENYQYFLMDKSGYLVAYNYNKNITGLLNRYVKYGGKEETALSHMLSHDSGFISVDDGKNQSLFSFYRSNDTGLILILFTPQSITMSNFLNIKEYILKTDKHLFVYIFCLSVILLFIFVILHTLIINNLTSPLKKLVKQAKALKAQDYEKSMLVIKSNGDEIEALSSAYSEASCSLRDLIDGLENEIEERTRQYEQAVNVANEANRQKSILLSNVSHEIRTPLNAVIGYATMMKKSKFNHEHFIDSILTSGDTILQLVNDFLDLEKVKASNYALKPTHVPINILLSDIESVFKPLTMKKNIGFKVTLLDIDSNRLLFVDELRFKQALTNIISNAFKFTKVGKVELRVVLDSEGKTISFDIIDTGVGIPESKFLTIFNSFEQVNKEDENEGFGLGLAITKNIVDLMKGELTVSSKLGKGTIFRLVFSSDMLRKDQKNNAEKGGAKVDFKYDFKETTALIVDDVEFNREILQFHLESLGVSTVMADSGESALAIFSNSDIDIVFTDISMPVMGGVELAKRLRSSGSTVPIVAVTARATLQEELLMRSHFECYITKPISEGDILTALNCALKCGSCGC